A stretch of DNA from Prunus dulcis unplaced genomic scaffold, ALMONDv2, whole genome shotgun sequence:
TGAGGGAAAGATAAGATGTTCATACTCATGGAGCGAATCTTGGAACCAAGAATGTTGTTAGCACCCTCACTTGATGTGACAGATTGAAGGGGTTAGGGAGAGAGACCTTGATGTTTTCACTCGTCCAATTTCACCAACTTGAAAACCCTAGCATGATAGGATTCCATAGCTACACACTTATACGATCAAAAATGGCCCCAAACCCTAGTGTAGCAACACCCCTCTGGCCCTGCCCCCCTCTTTGTGTGTCATCTTTTGCTATCTTGGTCCAACACATTAATCCTATAATGTGTCACATATGTGCCTAAGTCCATATGGTCAAATCCCTTTTGAATTTCCAAGTCATATGGGACCtttaattaaagtttcataactttaattgaataatCAAATTAATCTAACCAATTTAATTATTCTAGTGACTTGACTAATTCAATCACTCACTTGTCTAACGAGTGTTGGTCCCTGTCATCCTTAGTTGACCGTGTCAAGTGTCGGGTCAACCGTTTGACCTTTGACCTTTGACTTTCACATTAACTTTGACCAAGTCGCAAAATCATTCATTCTCTTCATAATTTCCCAATCGATCATTCTCTAATTCAACACTATGTCATATTCTCGGGATATGGTAAACTTGTGTCAAAATCCCTAATATGACATCTCTACATTATATGATtcaatttgatgaaattgcaaACGTTCTTGTTTCAATTTACATCTAATACTTTGGTCAAAGATTCACGAATCATATCTTTAGAATATTCTCTCTTCTTACTAAGAGCAGAGACTCTTTGTTGTACATTCACCTATCTCTGCGTACACGCTGAGAATCCTGAGGAACACCTTTAAGTCACATCATTTTGATATGACAGTATAGTGCtctcaaaaagaaacaacataTACACAAGACAACTGTGATGTCTCAGGTGTAAGGATTAATTTGCATTATCACAACTTAGAATTCTTTGTTTGACACTTGTGAGTAAGACTTCTATACAAGAATTTTAGAGTTGATCGCGTTCAGTGGACTCCATATTCTATAGAGCACCTACAAATCTGTCTCAGTGTCTCTACACAAATGACTTGAAACTAGTCATCCTCCCAATTGAGCAGACGTAATGTGTACCAGTCTTTGTAGGTCACCATTGTCTAATTGGAGATCCTATCACGAGGAACATTTTAGGATAcgatatttatatgtatggaAAGGTCTTGTATATCTAACTCCTTTAGACCACTTTCTATTTATATCTTAATCCATGGACATGTTACTTTGTGTACGTTATGTATCTAAAGCAACGTTCTTGCCCCTttgattattatatattattttcttaaaattatCCATTTTATATTGACTTCTAGGGCATATATCTAACAGCAACCACACTAGCCAGGTTCGCATGGAAATAGTCAACCCCGATGGGCCAAGTTGATCTCCCACTTACTCTAGGTAAATACCCAACATGCACAACAATCTAGATTGAGTTCAGAGTCATGCATTGCCTGACTACATACGATGTCATCTTAGGGTGAGTAGCTATATGAGGGTTAGGCGGCAATTTTGGAACGAAGCCTATTGATGAAAATACCAACACCAAATGGCATCATCACGGTCAAGGGTAACCAGAAACTCTCAAGGGAATGTTATGTCATGTTATGTCGTACAACTGACAAAACCATAAAGAGATTTGCACCATCTCTAAATTTGGGGACACCCTATCCAGAATATATGATCCTTGAATCGACCATGCTCGTGTTCGGTCGCGAACGGCCAAAGACCTCAAAAAAATTCCTATATGCGAAGAACACCCAAACAAGATGGTGCATATTAGAGTCAGATTGGCACCAAAGGTGGGCATGATTCCCTTTCTGAAAGCAAACGTCAAGTTCTTTGCATGGTCATATGTATGCCTGATGTGCTCCCCGAAGGGAAAACTTATtgtagataaataaataaactagaTTAGATCAATAAACTAGATTAGATCAATCTAAATATTGTTAAAATATCCACCGAGTACCAAACTACATTAAATGTATATTTGATCATTGTTGTATGAACCACATTCAGAAATAAGCAGAATAATCAAAATACTTGTGGATCACTCAGCAAGAGAAAAGTTTAAAGATACAGTAGCTAAGTAGAAATGCCTTGGGTTACTCAGCACATGCTCACTAGACTGATTATACATAATCTGTTGTCTACTTTTGAATTCAAAACATCTATAAAACAAATGGAATGAGAGCCTTGACATTTTTGGGAAAAtgatcaaacttggaaagataCCATCTTCTCGTAGCACGGCTCCTTCCAATCAAGTATAAAGCTGACCCTATGGTGAACGAGAATGCATAGAGAGTTTGAGAAATAAGAGAAATCCCCACAAATCCTACGATTTCAAAAAGATAGTGGGGGCATATCACGAGTCCAAACAAACCGCCTTTGGGAATCTTATAATCCTTGTCACCCTTTGACCGAATTTTAGAAAGAAGGTAGTGATGATAGAAATTGCCAGAGATCCCTATTAGAAACAGCAGACATCCAAGGTACTTCAAATCAACTGATGGCTCCGGAAACCCTTGCGCTAAGTATTGAGCGTAAGTCACAGTTGTGGTAGACAGAAAATAACTGAGAGAGATGGCCAACACAACATCAAGATTCATCTCTCCACTATAGTTGTGAACAAACAGAACCtatgaaaaatggaaaaacataTTTTCGAATGAGAAGCATCAGAAAAATTAACtaaattctgagtttgaaTCATAGAGTAACTGTTGTTTGCATGTAGTTGCTTAAACCTCCCCCATTGAAATGTTCTTGTTTTCTATCttacttatttatttgaattaaaaCACATAAAAGTAAATCTCTAACATGAAAATGGATATAAAGGAAAAGCCCACCAGCTTAGCAGTTTACATATGCTCAGTAAGAGGTTTTAGAATTTGAATAGTCAAGTGATTAAACTTGTGGAAAGGCTCAGTAAGCAAAATCACTAGTTGGTATAACCAGATAGTAAATAGATGGCAACTAGTTCCAATTTGAAGATCACTGAAGAATACATACTCAAGAAATCAGAGAAAAGATGAGGGTAGAGTCGTACCTCAAAAATCCTTTTGAAAAAATGAATGGTTAGGGCTGAACAAAGCAATAAGATTCTGATATTCTCTTGAGGATAAAGCACAAATGATGCGACACCAGCGAGAAATGCCGGATCATAAGCTATTAGCATGCCTGTTCTACTAGatagtttaattttctttgcagcAGAGGTTTTAGAACCAGAATTCAAGAACTTCGAATAGTGTAAGTGCTTTCCCCTCAGCTCCGAAAGCCCAAGACTAGCGGATGATGTGAAGCTAATCACTGTCATTGCTGTGACGAAAAGAGAAGGAGGTGGTGGGAAAATATATGTCAACATTGTGATTTCTCTCCCTAGATTTCTGTAACGAGCACAGACAAATACGTTCTTAGGAAATATAAATGCCAGCAGATAAACACtttcctctccttttgtgaatTAAATTTTGGGCTTATAGAAAATCAATATCTGATGAATAAGCTGATAAAATAGTAAATTCTTTATGAAGGTATGAGATTTATCAATTCTCATCACATCTACAATATtagaattagaagaagaaaacaaatttcaagGTATATATCATTGTAAGAAGTACTATGTAAAGTAGGACACTCCCATGTCTATTGTTGTTATCACTTATGAAGGATGAGTGGCAAAATATTTGTGAGGAAGCAACCtctaccaaagaaaaaaaaaaaaaaagagaaagaagacagAAGGCACATCCTctgatttcattttattttttggtctgaaaagGCACATCCTCTGATTAATactatattattaatataatttcTAACACAACTAAACTCGACCTCCATTTACACCATAATATAATTGAACTTGATAACAATTCTAATTAATGACCAAGACAACGCTATCACTAAAACCTGTCCAAAACTACAGCTCGACCTCCAAATATTCCCAACAACAAACTCACCCACCATTCCATTATATATCCCTGCATCAACCAACTGAATACAACGTCCAATTTCAATACAAATGTGTAAAAGAGTTAGTAACTTGGAAAGCATACCTCCAAAGATCTTCCAAACAGCAGCTCCCAACACAATaaatgaaaaaccaaaaccgAGAAACCAAAcagcaagaagaaaaatatcgaatactttttttttgcggttacagaaatatatttgaatttacaGGAGAGCAGTTATAACTAAATAAGAGCTATGCATCATGTAATCTATCACCATATAACTCCTTGAAAGGGTAGGCCGTAACCATTGAAGTTTCTAAACTTTACACTTCAGttc
This window harbors:
- the LOC117613333 gene encoding very-long-chain enoyl-CoA reductase-like is translated as MLTYIFPPPPSLFVTAMTVISFTSSASLGLSELRGKHLHYSKFLNSGSKTSAAKKIKLSSRTGMLIAYDPAFLAGVASFVLYPQENIRILLLCSALTIHFFKRIFEVLFVHNYSGEMNLDVVLAISLSYFLSTTTVTYAQYLAQGFPEPSVDLKYLGCLLFLIGISGNFYHHYLLSKIRSKGDKDYKIPKGGLFGLVICPHYLFEIVGFVGISLISQTLYAFSFTIGSALYLIGRSRATRRWYLSKFDHFPKNVKALIPFVL